One Setaria viridis chromosome 5, Setaria_viridis_v4.0, whole genome shotgun sequence genomic region harbors:
- the LOC117858703 gene encoding basic leucine zipper 6, which yields MAQLPPRIPAAVHHWPEGGHHGAAAWADDFAEFAASRRGAHRRSLSDSVAFVEVAPADGAAGEFDRLDDDQLMSMFPDEAGGGVSSSAPGSDNGGSSDSDGEKRGGGAPAGGGSNGCDDERNEASDAQALATGQAAAASTELIRDPKRVKRILANRQSAQRSRVRKLQYISELERSVTTLQNEVSVLSPRVAFLDQQRTILTVGNSHLKQRIAALAQDKIFKDAHQEALRKEIERLRQVYEQQSLKMSAGSAASEHGPPPPVRAEKELMS from the exons ATGGCGCAGCTGCCACCCCGGATCCCGGCCGCGGTGCACCACTGGCCGGAGGGGGGCCAccacggggcggcggcgtgggctgACGACTTCGCCGAGTtcgcggcgtcgcggcggggcGCGCACCGGAGGTCGCTCAGCGACTCGGTGGCCTTCGTCGAGGTGGCGCccgcggacggcgcggcgggcgagTTCGACCGCCTCGACGACGATCAGCTCATGTCCATGTTCCccgacgaggccggcggcggcgtgtcgTCGTCCGCGCCGGGGTCCGACAACGGCGGCAGCAGCGACAGCGACGGCGAAAAgcgtggcggcggtgctccggcgggcggcggcagcaatgGCTGCGATGACGAGCGGAACGAAGCCTCGGACGCGCAGGCGCTGGCGACGgggcaggccgccgccgcctccacggaGCTGATCCGGGACCCCAAGAGGGTGAAGAG GATCCTGGCCAATCGGCAGTCGGCTCAGAGGTCGCGGGTGAGGAAGCTGCAGTACATCTCCGAGCTCGAGCGCAGCGTCACAACCCTGCAG AACGAGGTGTCCGTGCTGTCTCCTCGGGTGGCATTTCTGGATCAGCAGCGGACGATACTGACCGTCGGCAACAGCCACCTCAAGCAGCGGATCGCAGCTCTTGCACAGGACAAGATCTTCAAGGATG CTCATCAAGAGGCGTTGAGGAAGGAGATCGAGAGGCTGCGGCAGGTCTACGAGCAGCAGAGCCTCAAGATGTCAGCCGGCTCTGCCGCTTCTGAACAcgggccgccgcccccggtgCGCGCGGAGAAAGAGCTCATGAGCTAG
- the LOC117858252 gene encoding la-related protein 6B isoform X2, producing the protein MDGQAPPLLEAVAPEPLAVADELPPPPPLEVEDALPLGIDGQAPPLDGVSPDPLTVSDEVQTPPSPTGEAEDALPVAPDAVNAAFSAVPDAGTGGVVLTDELRDQIVKQVEYYFSDENLPTDEFLLKYVKKNKKGFVPIETIAYFRRMKKLVQDLSVIAAALRTSRNLVVSPDGKRVRRLHPLPQNELKDPKKSTVLVENLPPDFSMESIQEKFGRVGKVVNITVNDPELVKESSTAKKPAFILSSKVHALVEYEAVEAAEKAVTTLSDESNWRTGMKVRLISKGSAKHSKSSKENQDTVSKKNNQNQHSKEDQQTSSEKNSIADSMESTKDKENLNSAFTTETEHQHQKQNPKGARKGRYKGQGQIQQNTDKQGIFTLTCCMEYQTNKEVLVLSH; encoded by the exons ATGGACGGCCAGGCTCCACCTCTCCTCGAGGCCGTCGCGCCCGAGCCCCTTGCagtcgccgacgagctcccgccgccgccgcctctcgagGTGGAGGACGCCCTACCCCTCGGTATAGACGGCCAGGCTCCGCCTCTCGACGGTGTCTCGCCGGATCCCCTTACCGTGTCCGACGAGGTGCagacgccgccttcgccgacgggcgaggcggaggacgcCCTGCCAGTCGCGCCCGACGCCGTCAACGCTGCCTTTTCGGCGGTCCCCGACGCTGGCACCGGTGGCGTCGTGCTCACCGACGAGCTCCGCGACCAGATCGTCAAGCAG GTGGAATACTATTTCAGTGATGAGAATCTTCCTACCGATGAGTTCCTGTTGAAATAtgtgaagaagaacaagaagggcTTTG ttCCTATTGAGACTATCGCATATTTTAGAAGGATGAAGAAACTCGTTCAGGACCTCTCAGTAATTGCAGCTGCACTCAGGACATCACGAAACCTG GTTGTAAGTCCAGATGGGAAAAGGGTCAGGAGGTTACATCCATTGCCACAGAATGAATTAAAAGATCCAAAG AAAAGCACAGTTTTGGTGGAAAATCTACCTCCAGACTTCTCCATGGAGAGTATACAGGAAAAATTTGGTAGAGTCGGCAA AGTTGTGAACATAACAGTTAATGATCCAGAATTAGTGAAAGAATCTTCAACCGCCAAGAAGCCTGCATTCATTTTAAGTAGTAAG GTTCATGCCCTTGTTGAGTATGAAGCAGTGGAGGCTGCTGAGAAGGCT GTTACTACCTTAAGTGATGAGAGCAACTGGAGAACTGGGATGAAAGTTAGGCTTATCTCAAAGGGATCAGCAAAGCATAGCAAATCTTCAAAAGAAAATCAGGATACAGTTTCCAAAAAGAACAATCAGAATCAGCATTCAAAAGAAGACCAGCAAACAAGCTCAGAAAAGAACAGCATTGCTGATTCAATGGAGAGTACTAAGGACAAGGAAAATTTGAACTCCGCATTCACCACTGAG ACTGAGCACCAACACCAAAAGCAAAATCCTAAAGGTGCACGAAAAGGCCGGTACAAAGGTCAAGGTCAGATTCAGCAAAATACAGACAAACAAGGTATTTTTACACTCACATGTTGTATGGAATATCAAACAAACAAG GAAGTTCTGGTTCTGAGTCATTAA
- the LOC117858704 gene encoding uncharacterized protein has protein sequence MESNSMAPQQREDDVMEVPEIDGDLLVELLDASLAAEDNAGQALGFAADVDGDCWIDSQEPSCGIHAHQDCEDCGLDGILSDFEEYGSARARPSPAPYAFFGDEDTLEWAETTDAGMGPFAGGCMGDWYMDGMVMAMEWEEEEEGGEGSAFSFEPCYGGGEAGAEQVYGSPLWE, from the coding sequence ATGGAGAGCAATAGCATGGCGCCGCAGCAGAGAGAAGACGACGTCATGGAGGTGCCGGAGATCGACGGCGACCTGCTCGTCGAGCTCCTGGACGCGTCCCTCGCCGCCGAGGACAACGCAGGCCAGGCGCTCGGCTTCGCGGCCGACGTCGACGGCGACTGCTGGATCGACAGCCAGGAGCCGAGCTGCGGCATCCACGCGCACCAGGACTGCGAGGACTGCGGCCTCGACGGCATCCTGTCCGACTTCGAGGAGTACGGGAGCGCGCGGGCGAGGCCGTCCCCGGCGCCGTACGCATTCTTCGGCGACGAGGACACCCTGGAGTGGGCGGAGACGACCGACGCCGGCATGGGCCCGTTCGCCGGCGGGTGCATGGGGGACTGGTACATGGACGGCATGGTCATGGCCAtggagtgggaggaggaggaggagggcggcgaggggagCGCCTTCTCGTTTGAGCcctgctacggcggcggcgaggctggcgCGGAGCAGGTGTACGGCAGCCCGTTGTGGGAGTGA
- the LOC117857731 gene encoding protein BIIDXI — protein sequence MGRDSPRGRCALLALCSALLLLAAPARPAWAAPVEDGLLSNGDFETAPAGGFVKSASVAEGASSIPGWTINGTVELISSGQHQGGMILIVPQGDHAVRLGNDASVGQVVEVEKASEYAITFSAARTCAQLESLNVSVLGGVSQTVDLQTLYNIEGWDAYALAFQATDEQAHIQFMNPGMEDDPTCGPILDNVAIKKLFTPDKPKDNVVLNGDFEEGPWMFPNTSFGVLLPTNLDEQTSAIPGWMIESNRAVRFIDSDEYKVPQGKRAIELLSGKEGIISQMVETTPQKEYSLTFTLGTAGDSCQPPMAIMAFAGDQAQNFHYSPMGNATSQAANVTFMARAERTRVAFYSVYYNTRSDDHSSLCGPVIDDVRVWGLNAAAGLKASVGLVLGIVCMVSMVLL from the exons ATGGGGCGAGATTCGCCGAGGGGGAGGTGCGCATTGCTGGCGCTGTGCTCGGCGCTGCTTCTCCTGgcggcgcccgcccgcccggcgtGGGCTGCTCCGGTGGAGGATG GCCTTCTCAGCAATGGTGACTTTGAGACAGCACCCGCTGGTGGTTTTGTCAAATCTGCGTCTGTAGCTGAGGGTGCATCGTCAATACCTGGTTGGACGATCAATGGCACAGTGGAGCTCATTTCTTCTGGCCAGCATCAGGGTGGCATGATCCTTATTGTTCCACAGG GGGATCATGCTGTACGGCTAGGGAATGATGCTAGCGTTGGGCAGGTGGTGGAGGTTGAGAAGGCCTCGGAGTATGCTATCACATTCAGCGCTGCCCGGACATGTGCACAGCTCGAGTCACTGAATGTGTCCGTGCTAGGTGGTGTATCACAGACGGTGGATTTGCAGACACTGTACAACATAGAAGGCTGGGATGCGTACGCCCTGGCTTTTCAGGCAACAGATGAGCAGGCACATATTCAGTTCATGAACCCTGGCATGGAGGATGATCCAACTTGTGGGCCTATCCTTGACAATGTCGCCATCAAGAAGCTCTTCACTCCAGACAAGCCAAAGG ATAATGTGGTGCTCAATGGGGACTTTGAGGAAGGTCCGTGGATGTTCCCAAACACAAGCTTTGGAGTGCTGCTCCCAACCAACCTCGACGAGCAAACATCCGCCATACCTGGCTGGATGATCGAGTCAAACCGTGCGGTACGCTTCATTGACTCTGATGAATACAAGGTTCCACAGGGGAAGcgcgccatcgagctcctgTCAGGCAAGGAAGGCATCATCTCCCAGATGGTGGAGACGACCCCTCAGAAGGAATACAGCCTGACGTTCACGCTGGGGACGGCCGGCGACTCGTGCCAGCCACCGATGGCCATCATGGCGTTCGCGGGCGACCAGGCCCAGAACTTCCACTACTCGCCGATGGGCAACGCCACCAGCCAGGCTGCGAATGTGACGTTCATGGCGCGCGCCGAGAGGACGCGCGTGGCATTCTACAGCGTGTACTACAACACGAGGAGCGACGACCACAGCTCGCTGTGCGGGCCGGTGATCGACGACGTCCGCGTCTGGGGCTTGAACGCGGCGGCCGGGTTGAAGGCAAGCGTTGGGCTGGTTCTTGGCATTGTGTGTATGGTCAGCATGGTGCTGCTCTGA
- the LOC117858252 gene encoding la-related protein 6A isoform X1: protein MDGQAPPLLEAVAPEPLAVADELPPPPPLEVEDALPLGIDGQAPPLDGVSPDPLTVSDEVQTPPSPTGEAEDALPVAPDAVNAAFSAVPDAGTGGVVLTDELRDQIVKQVEYYFSDENLPTDEFLLKYVKKNKKGFVPIETIAYFRRMKKLVQDLSVIAAALRTSRNLVVSPDGKRVRRLHPLPQNELKDPKKSTVLVENLPPDFSMESIQEKFGRVGKVVNITVNDPELVKESSTAKKPAFILSSKVHALVEYEAVEAAEKAVTTLSDESNWRTGMKVRLISKGSAKHSKSSKENQDTVSKKNNQNQHSKEDQQTSSEKNSIADSMESTKDKENLNSAFTTETEHQHQKQNPKGARKGRYKGQGQIQQNTDKQGSSGSESLNRPIPGPRMPDGTRGFTMGRGRPLPLQKSERAEE from the exons ATGGACGGCCAGGCTCCACCTCTCCTCGAGGCCGTCGCGCCCGAGCCCCTTGCagtcgccgacgagctcccgccgccgccgcctctcgagGTGGAGGACGCCCTACCCCTCGGTATAGACGGCCAGGCTCCGCCTCTCGACGGTGTCTCGCCGGATCCCCTTACCGTGTCCGACGAGGTGCagacgccgccttcgccgacgggcgaggcggaggacgcCCTGCCAGTCGCGCCCGACGCCGTCAACGCTGCCTTTTCGGCGGTCCCCGACGCTGGCACCGGTGGCGTCGTGCTCACCGACGAGCTCCGCGACCAGATCGTCAAGCAG GTGGAATACTATTTCAGTGATGAGAATCTTCCTACCGATGAGTTCCTGTTGAAATAtgtgaagaagaacaagaagggcTTTG ttCCTATTGAGACTATCGCATATTTTAGAAGGATGAAGAAACTCGTTCAGGACCTCTCAGTAATTGCAGCTGCACTCAGGACATCACGAAACCTG GTTGTAAGTCCAGATGGGAAAAGGGTCAGGAGGTTACATCCATTGCCACAGAATGAATTAAAAGATCCAAAG AAAAGCACAGTTTTGGTGGAAAATCTACCTCCAGACTTCTCCATGGAGAGTATACAGGAAAAATTTGGTAGAGTCGGCAA AGTTGTGAACATAACAGTTAATGATCCAGAATTAGTGAAAGAATCTTCAACCGCCAAGAAGCCTGCATTCATTTTAAGTAGTAAG GTTCATGCCCTTGTTGAGTATGAAGCAGTGGAGGCTGCTGAGAAGGCT GTTACTACCTTAAGTGATGAGAGCAACTGGAGAACTGGGATGAAAGTTAGGCTTATCTCAAAGGGATCAGCAAAGCATAGCAAATCTTCAAAAGAAAATCAGGATACAGTTTCCAAAAAGAACAATCAGAATCAGCATTCAAAAGAAGACCAGCAAACAAGCTCAGAAAAGAACAGCATTGCTGATTCAATGGAGAGTACTAAGGACAAGGAAAATTTGAACTCCGCATTCACCACTGAG ACTGAGCACCAACACCAAAAGCAAAATCCTAAAGGTGCACGAAAAGGCCGGTACAAAGGTCAAGGTCAGATTCAGCAAAATACAGACAAACAAG GAAGTTCTGGTTCTGAGTCATTAAACAGGCCTATTCCTGGACCAAGAATGCCAGATGGAACAAGGGGCTTTACAATGGGGCGTGGTAGACCTCTTCCACTACAGAAGTCTGAGAGGGCTGAAGAGTAG
- the LOC117855246 gene encoding uncharacterized protein, giving the protein MRLRRRVGDGGGDLGDAAMLGAVGLGDFARLVLPDHPPEELGLAAAYDDASGRILVSIAGASGAPISASPADLAGALELPPGPVGLAKGVDAALFATAEAIAAVSGFVRDRVILGGGGDGGHASGEVAAALRLVEEGKAYEVDWGGLVWAVVKGEVVDGTPRRYAPYLIHLLERQTPGLFADFDGRLPRPKRWKGQQCQWDSVGFLALEEEEDPSLVYGGSQNIGDLEDMPIFGEGSDVKLLGHKMEYDDREGGCSRSSARRSIEMEDEDYNNVNVDVGPLDTTSYLPLQYVACQPLSTLSPFQACMSKILGYVPAMESRYLNLEKACRDTRDEVEWIKKMVMEKDHLVAATMSDMQEELRRRSASMRPYEADMNLMYRTIQQYDKLLEKSLAELQEVAGSDSEVLGISSGQNRAWVQHYSSQKMSVIDVTWSLKSSKLLKEITEVEMGITKLNHEVQRLKNSRSIPDLNNGVEDNDEAEASQRKIEDSSCASEGCHVNNTTLGGKQLLELVANPDQRNDTGERMDQNGVQL; this is encoded by the exons ATGCGGCTCCGCAGGCGtgttggcgacggcggcggggacctCGGAGACGCGGCGATGCTCGGCGCCGTGGGGCTTGGGGACTTCGCGCGGCTCGTCCTCCCCGACCACCCGCCCGAGGAGctcgggctcgccgccgcctacgACGACGCCTCGGGCCGCATTTTGGTCTCCATCGCCGGCGCCTCCGGCGCCCCCATCTCCGCTTCCCCCGCCGATCTCGCGGGCGCCCTCGAGCTGCCGCCCGGCCCGGTTGGCCTCGCCAAGGGGGTGGACGCGGCCTTGTTCGCCACCGCCGAGGCAATCGCCGCCGTGAGTGGGTTCGTCCGCGATCGCGTGATTctgggaggcggaggggacggaGGGCATGCGTCGGGTGAGGTCGCTGCGGCGCTGCGGTTGGTGGAGGAGGGCAAGGCATATGAGGTGGACTGGGGCGGTTTGGTGTGGGCGGTGGTgaagggggaggtggtggacggGACGCCGCGGCGGTACGCGCCGTACCTTATCCATCTGTTGGAGCGCCAAACCCCGGGTCTTTTCGCCGATTTTGATGGGAGGTTGCCTCGTCCGAAGAGATGGAAAGGCCAGCAATGCCAGTGGGATTCTGTTGGGTTCCTTgcgttggaggaggaagaagatccCTCCTTGGTTTATGGGGGGAGCCAGAACATTGGGGACTTGGAGGATATGCCAATCTTCGGTGAGGGCTCTGATGTTAAGCTTTTGGGCCATAAGATGGAGTATGATGACAGGGAAGGAGGTTGTAGCCGGAGTTCTGCTCGACGCTCtattgaaatggaagatgaagattacaacaatgTCAATGTAGATGTTGGCCCTTTGGACACCACGTCTTATCTTCCACTGCAGTACGTCGCTTGCCAACCTCTTTCCACTCTCTCGCCTTTCCAAGCATGTATGTCAAAAATCCTAGGTTATGTCCCTGCCATGGAGAGTAGATACTTGAATTTGGAGAAGGCTTGCAGGGACACTCGGGATGAAGTAGAGTGGATTAAGAAAATGGTGATGGAAAAAGACCACTTAGTTGCAGCTACGATGAGTGATATGCAAGAGGAGCTTAGACGGAGAAGTGCTTCCATGCGTCCATACGAAGCAGACATGAATCTGATGTACCGCACGATTCAACAGTATGACAAATTACTTGAGAAGTCTTTGGCTGAACTTCAGGAAGTTGCTGGCTCAGATTCAGAGGTTCTTGGTATCTCTAGTGGGCAGAATCGTGCTTGGGTGCAGCATTATTCTAGCCAGAAGATGAGCGTGATTGATGTAACATGGTCTTTGAAGTCTTCAAAGCTTCTGAAGGAGATTACAGAAGTGGAGATGGGCATAACGAAGCTCAATCATGAAGTACAAAGACTAAAGAATTCCAGATCAATTCCAGACCTTAACAATG GTGTGGAAGACAATGATGAGGCAGAAGCATCccagaggaagatagaggacaGTTCTTGTGCAAGTGAAGGATGTCATGTCAACAATACCACACTG